tcGTTAGATTTTTTTCATCGTTTACCCACTAccaattgacatgaaatcccttctaTCAACACTGTTCTAAGAAAATTTTGACATaggcgattttcgtaattCGCCGtaaatgtcaaaattcagatttttcgtcATAGATCATTCAAGTTCTTTCTAAActattttttggccaaatttcttgaaactcTAACGACTGGAGCGTTAGAAATCAGCAAGTTTGTGCGAAGCCAATCGGTCTCATTTTTTCGAGacactgcgcatgcgctgcattcaactgggttcctcggtcggttgctcgagggttcctcaggttcatttcgttcgaaaacaaacatttttgtcGCCatgtttgctttgctttttaaAAGCCGCGCcggcttttacacaacaccgctgaccgcgcggaaactgtgttcGGTCACTTAAAGTGGTGAGCAAGAGCAGCAGTGGTATTTAAAGTTATCGTCTGAACAGTAACAAACCTATTTATTCTTCCACTGTCCACCAGGGTCCATCTCGTGGGGCACGTGTTCAAAAGCTTCTTTCTTCTTGTCCTCCTTCTTGGTATCTGACTCCTTCCATCGTTCTTTGGCTATATCCAAGGGGTTCTTGTCTTGAACGTTTTTCATATTCTTCCATTCCAGAGCCTTATAACAACGAAACAACCTGTCGAATGCAGTTTTCGGAACTTCTAGGGGCAACACACAGTGATGTAAGGCTGTGTTCTGGTCACGATCTGCACTCCTAAAGTCAATTTCAGTTTCCCTATTCATGAAAGTAGGAACGCACTTTACATTGCCTCTCCTAATAGCCACAGACAAAGCCGACATCCCTGGAGTTAACCATTTGGCGGCCAGGCCGTCCGAATTGAAACTGGGAGGAATTTGAGAGTTCACGTCGATCTTCTTTACATTGAGTAGGTGAGACACCACACGTATGCCCACGGATGGGAGTGAGCAGGCTTTTGTCAAAGCATTGTAACCTTTACCATCGAGTTCCTCCAACTCTTTCGGTTCAAAGACCAACTCTTTCTCTAccgtttcttttgttagatccttgtcatttttttggtttaatttttctctccACAGTTTAACAATGGTTGCTGTGACTTTATTTGTCCCTTCATCATACGCTGGATCATCTGATGTTAGCCCTGTAACTTGACTCCGAACGAATTCTCTTTCCTTCGAAGGCGTTTTTTTATCTTGCCCTGGAGAACCGTGGACTGCACCCAAAAGGAGTTCTGTCGGTTTTGCTAAGACATTTGTGCTTAGGCCTGGTGTGACGTGAGTTACGTCCATTTGTTCACTTGTGCTTGTAGAAGGACCATCTGTTACGTACCCTTCAAGTCTGGGTTTTTTACCGGTTGTTGTCTCAGAGTAAAgactctttcttcttttaccTGGTTTATTATCTTGAGAGGTTTCCtgatctttttcctttttgcggGTCATTTTCTGACTGACAGCAACTTTCTTTGAGTTGGAGTTCACACGATGCACATTCAGATGTTCCCTTTGGTCTTCCGTCAGAGGTCTCTTATTTTGTTGGAGATCTTCCACATCTGTCTCAGTAGATCGCTTGCTTCCCCTTGGGTCGATTTCCGTGCCTTCTCCAGGGTTTCTTGAAGCACCACTTTCTGGCCTTTCAATCATACGTTGTTTAGCTGAACTTCCGTTTGAGGTTCTGTTGCTGTTAATTTCTTCTCTTAACTCTCGTTTCGAGAATGAAACATAGATCACAATCCACCGCAAATTGTGTTCCCCTGGGTCAGCAGCTGAAAAAATAGCAACATCGCCATTTTTCTTGCTCATTTctttggaaaagaaatggaaaaaagatCCTTCTCGAACGTCAGCCAGCGTGAAACCATCCTTCAGCTTCCTTGTTTCTTGAAGCTGTTTAGCACTCACAACGAACACTATCTTCTCTGTGGTGCTGCAATAACATTTGTTCAACAGAAGTAGGCTTTTAAGCGGCAGAGTGGATGAATAGTCATAAGAAAGGATGAGAACTGGAACCTCTGAGCTCTTCTTTGCGTACTTCTGTATTTCTAACTGCTCGAGAATTCCCGCTGGACAGTTAGCGCTGCGGCTCACCCCTATTCCAGCCATGTCAAAAGCCCCCTCTGTGTCAATGTGACCATCCTCTGGTCCAGTATCTTCAATCTGTCCTTTAAAACAATAGCCGTGACCTTCAGCGTCGACTAAATTTTGAAGGTACTTTAGGATAACGCTCTCTTCCAAATCTTTAGGCAGCTCGCTTTCAAGTGGTCGTTCCTCCAGTTTGCTTTCTTCGTTCCACTGATAAATGCAAGGAAGAGCAAGGCTGTTGATCCAGTCCTCCCTTATCTGGTCCAAGATCATAATTGGGTAGTTTATCAGGCAACTGAATAATTGCGAGAACTTTTCCCCACGTGGATCTGTAAGCCTCAAACTTTGCACTGCGAACAACGGCAACTTGCATGAAACTAGCCAGGTGGTTCTTCTCTCGCATCACGTGGTGGTAGTTAAAGAGACACTTGCGAGGATCGTCTCTGTGTGAGGGATGAAATATCCAGTATGGCAAAGTGGGCGCACTGTTTGTTGCTGCGAGCACACTGTGCTCGTGCCTGCCCTCTAAAGTGAATCCACTGCTCTTGAGTTGTTCTCGCAAGTTGCTGTCCTGTAGGAATCTCAGTGGGAGTGAGCAAGTGACACTGATTCGTGCATCACCTATCGGCACCTTAAGGGTTTCCAAAATGGGTTCTTGGGCTTCAATGAGTAATCCACACTCTGAGCAATCCAAGAAATGGTGCCAATGAAAAGCGCGAAAGTCATCTTCGTACTTTCCTTTTTGATAATCTAGAGCTGACCTTGGGGGTTTTATAAGGAAAAAAGGATTTTCTTCTGTGTCATGGGTATAAAAGCATGCTCCACGTGAGTACTTTCCTGGAGCTAACGTCTTCGCATTAAGACTTGGAAGATTTTGAATCGTCTTCCAGTAAGGAAACTGCCAGTTCTGCTTATCTTCGGTGTCAGTGACCAGAAATTTCTCCGACGGCTCATTCTCCTTGAGGAGGTAAAAGGTACCTTCATCTCCCTTATTACTTGCTGACAACACCTTTTTCTTCCCAAGGATGTCAATTCTTAATTCTTTTAAGAGGCAGAGATAGGTTCCCGTCTTTCCAATTTGGGGTTCAGCTTGAAGCAGGATTCGGTTGCTGTGCTTTCGCTGGTTTTCGTGATCATAACTGTCTTTGCTGGCTTCATAGTCTCGCCAACGCAGTGGGGATGATGTGTTGATATTAGCTCTAACTTTTTCCGTCATATAGCGATCAACTTTGTTGGCCTTGCGGTTACGGGAGATTAGACTCGTTATCGAAGGGGATAGCTTAACCGACTCCTTCAGCGCTCTGTAAAGTTCAGGGCCAATCAAAACATAAGGAAGGTTCTGAGCACAAGAAGCATCCACAGATATCTTTGCATAACGGCACATCCGTCCAAGCTCTTGAATAATAGTTGAGAGATAAAGCGGCTTGCTGTCGTAGCTCAGTCGGAGATCAAGGCAATCAAAACTTTGGGGAAATGTGTCCCCCATGCGACCTTTATCAACCAAGATGAGGAGGCACGCCAGGTTTTCCAGGTCTTCGTTCTGCGTTATTGACTTGTGCACATACCCACAATTGACACACTTCTTTTGGCGCGGTTGTAGCTTAAGGTCTTTGCAAAGACAATCAATTTTAGCCTGACAATGTTCTGTCTGAAGCCTCCTAAAAAAGGGATTTGACGTTACAAGTTGATCCATGATCTGAATTCCACCATAGTCCTTGATGATTTCGAAGCATTCTTTCAGGTTGCACCCTTCCTGTGCAAGTTTCAGAGTGTTGTAGAACTGATTGGCAGTGTCCATGTTCTTTGCTCGAACAATTTTCATCTTGCCAAATTTCTGTTGACCACTCTGGATCAAACTCATTACCAGGGAATGTGTTTCACATTCTTGAACGAGGCTTTTCCAGGTTTCGACCATCTCCTGGCAGGCATTGTCTCGCAAcacttctttaattttttcaacgATGCAGGTTGAGTGTGTCTCTTCGACTAAGTTTTGCAGCTCTTGTTCTGAATGGTGCATCAGGTAAGCGACAAATGATGAAACCAACATCTCTTTAACCACTTCGGATATCAAGTGCTCGTTTCTTTgcacttttttcaagttattCCTAAAAATTTTTTCCACGCTGTCACGGATTTCGTtccaaaccattttgaaagcttcCGGCTTGATGCTCTTTCTCACTCTCTCGCATTCTTCTTCTTGGCTTTTCTCAAGTTCTTGGA
This portion of the Acropora palmata chromosome 13, jaAcrPala1.3, whole genome shotgun sequence genome encodes:
- the LOC141863809 gene encoding uncharacterized protein LOC141863809, producing the protein MILDQIREDWINSLALPCIYQWNEESKLEERPLESELPKDLEESVILKYLQNLVDAEGHGYCFKGQIEDTGPEDGHIDTEGAFDMAGIGVSRSANCPAGILEQLEIQKYAKKSSEVPVLILSYDYSSTLPLKSLLLLNKCYCSTTEKIVFVVSAKQLQETRKLKDGFTLADVREGSFFHFFSKEMSKKNGDVAIFSAADPGEHNLRWIVIYVSFSKRELREEINSNRTSNGSSAKQRMIERPESGASRNPGEGTEIDPRGSKRSTETDVEDLQQNKRPLTEDQREHLNVHRVNSNSKKVAVSQKMTRKKEKDQETSQDNKPGKRRKSLYSETTTGKKPRLEGYVTDGPSTSTSEQMDVTHVTPGLSTNVLAKPTELLLGAVHGSPGQDKKTPSKEREFVRSQVTGLTSDDPAYDEGTNKVTATIVKLWREKLNQKNDKDLTKETVEKELVFEPKELEELDGKGYNALTKACSLPSVGIRVVSHLLNVKKIDVNSQIPPSFNSDGLAAKWLTPGMSALSVAIRRGNVKCVPTFMNRETEIDFRSADRDQNTALHHCVLPLEVPKTAFDRLFRCYKALEWKNMKNVQDKNPLDIAKERWKESDTKKEDKKKEAFEHVPHEMDPGGQWKNK